TCTGCAGACTTTCTTTCTACACGAGTTTAAACCCTTTTATGCAGGCTTACTAGTCTACAGCCATAGTAAGAGGAGCAAAGCAGCTTTTCTTACTCATGCCACAAAGCTCTGGAATATGGTCCTTTTAACTTAGGCTTTATTTTATTCTGGCATACTGATGATGTTTTAAACCTTTTCCACAACTTACAAATCGTCTCTCAAAGATGTCtcattttttgatatttaatccattaacatttaaaatgtctctcCTGTTTCTTGCAGATCTACATGCATCTACGCTTCTACAGCTCACCAAGGGAGCAGCGGCACATTGTTAGGATCCTCTTCATCGTTCCTATCTATGCCTTCGACTCTTGGCTCAGCCTCCTGTTTTTCACCAACGACCAGTACTACGTGTACTTTGACACCGTCAGGGACTGCTACGAGGGTAAGGACATGCATCTGTGGCCTGCAGCCATGATGCCGTTCTCTTATAGGCTATAGCCATTGTGGTTGCATCACAAAATATCCAAAGCCTCTCCACATTGCCTTGTTTAGTAGTTTTTATTCAAACCCAGACTCCATCCGGGCTAAAGCTGTGAGCTCTCGAATATGCAAAGACATACTTACTGTGGCATTTGTTTTGATACCACTGATTGAATAGAAATTACTTATTAAAATCTCTTCGACGGCATTGTGTCCAAATTTTCCAGTTGAGTTGTTGAATCACATTGTGATCAAATCAGATTGGTGATCGACAGCGCATCTGTCCCTCCTTAAGAGATTACTCCACCCACACGATGAACGTTTATTTTGCAAAGTGTTCTCTCATTATTATTAGatttctgccttttctgtcttttgctttCTAGAATTTTACTCTCCTGACTTGGATTTTTAGAATTCAGTTTGTAACTGTAATGGCCCCACAGTCTGTTTTGTAATCCCCAAAATTACAGTTTACTGtaaactttttaaatattgcacTTATGCCAAGTCTTGTCCTGCTTGTTCAGAGTTTTCTTGATACGTACACCGATTCCGAATTGTCTACATGTATTTTGAAGTTACTATTTATTCTCAAATTAGTTTTAGTTTATATCAACTTAGGCCTTTTTTCGGTCTGAAGTATATTACGGCTTTTCAGATAAGAAAATTTGAAGGAGATAGTCAGCTGGCAGCTTTGTTGAGCAGATGGATGACGCAAACAAAACAGATCCTGTATGAGGCTTTGAATTCTTGAATTTTTTAGAAAGCAGTGAAAACTGCCCCCACTCCTATTCTCCAGAGTCAGCTGTGACGATCAGGATAGAAATAGTCTGCTCACTGTGACACTCATCTtatgtgtcacttcctgtgtcgGCGAATTGATGACCTCACAATCATTCGAATGTGGATCGGAGGCGCTCTGTGTATGGTTCTGTTTTTGACAGGAAGCGCTCTGAGTACTGCAGTCGTCATTACACTCCCTCGGACAGAtggctctcctcctccacctttttcttctcctcatctctcGACATGATCTTCCtccacagcttttttttttcacactttgacTTCACTCTCAACCAGATATTTCCAGCacattttctccttccttcctcttcccatcccttttctcctttttgacTTCCCATTATCACAGCGCCCCTGAGCCCTGCCCAGATCTTCTCCTCAGCGAGGTTGGACTGACCTGTTGCATGGCAACTGTGCTCACAAATCTTCCTCATTAACCAGAATGGCTGCGTCAGATAATGAGATTGCTCAACCAAACTTGCTGCAAAGTTCCTATTCTCATTGTATGTAGGCCTACTGTATTGCCATGGCAACTAGCACTGCTGACGAAGGTCCTTGGAGAGAAGCGAAAGAGCGTAATGGTAAACAGCAGAGACACCTACTGAGTGGCTCAGAGCAGATCAGCCAGCTTCCGTCACTTGGCTATTAACAcctgctttgtgtttatgtcaGACAGTGAACTGGCATGTAGGGCATCGTATTACCTAAGTATTGTCTGACAGGCGCCTGACATCAGACTGCAGAATGCAGTGACGAAGCTccagtgtgtatgtgggtggaATAGAGGTGACAGAGTGAGTCAGAGTGAGAAAAGGAGAATATATTCACCCAACTGATAAGAATCCCTACCAGCAAGACAGCTGCTTTGAGATCGCTATTGTAACACAACACTGcaacatgcgcacacacacacacccctcacccacacagacacacgcattAACACCATGACGCACACCAAAGATATGTCACATTTTCGCACTTTCTCGCTTAACTGATACACAGCCATCACATACGCCTCGTTTTACCTGCCgtgcacagtcacacaaacacacaccgccCCGAGAGGGTGTGTGTTAACAGGATTAGCCTGACTGTGTTTTTTATGAGCTTCTTGGCCGTCATCACCCTCACTGAAGCTGCACGGAGAAGAGATAATCCACTGGTCACAAGAGACAGTGAGGTGAAAATCAGTCACACGgggagaggtgtgtgtttgtgtgtgtggagtgtgtgtttgtgtatgggGGGAGGGAGGTGTTATCTTCTGCTTTGGTGAGAACCAAGTTTGCTGCTCAGAAATTGAGgatgtttctgctgtttgagGTCACAAGTGTTTATAGTGAAGATTTATAGTTTGGTGTAATCTTGTGTAAATGACGCGTCCTCAGAAGGATAGAACAACAAAGTTTTACATTACCGTAAGTTTGAGAATCGGTTCACTCAGTGATCTGTGctttgcgttttttttttattagcattttATTGAATCTGAATCCATTATCACATTTATGTTTAGCTCTTAACAGTAGTTTTTACACATCAGTGAATCAGCAAATAAACATACAGCTGTAGCGGTTATCAGGGTCTATAATGTAGTCTGGACTGCCCGAAATTGCCACAGATTTCAGCCCTCTTTTATCAACATTCTCTAGTGACTGAATTACAACTTAACGAAAGTTATTGCTCCCAAGGATTTTTAAGCTGTTCGTTGCCCCGCAGGTTAAAGACAAAGCCATCTTACTGTGGTTTCCGCACTGAGAAATGATTTTCTTATAATCATAACATAACCAAATAAGACTCCAGTGGAATCAAGGCCAATCTGTTGCAAGATTTAAGTGACCCAATAAAATTTTAGTCACAGTACATTTACATATAAAACTACAAATTTAGGTTAGATCTTGCTGTAAATGTTAAATTGGTAACACAGGGAGTCATGTTAATCAATAACTCATTCTAAGGACTTACTTTGAAACTACTACTTATCACTGAGGAAACTACTTGACTGCTTTATATCTGTGGTGCAAATGATGTGTGAAATAGTGATGATGAGCAATATTCAACCAATCCAGGAAAAAAGCTGCtttacatctgtttttgtgtcttgttctgacttttttttttttaagtgatatGATTGGTTCACATGAAGTCCTGTGAAGGCTATTCTCAAACAACTACGTTATCCTTTACTGTGGGAAGGaggttttgtctgttttattcttattataAGAGAAAAGTTGAAGGCTGCTGTAATGCTTTTGTCAATTCGCCCGAAGCAGCCGTTCTTCTCAGCTTCGGTCTCAGGCAGGACGTCGGCGTCTTTCATGTCCTTCTGGCCCTTGACGGTGTCATTAAGTTTGACTCAAGCTTCGTCCACAAGAAAGTTTCTTGTATTTGTGTCCCTGCGACATCCAAGAAGGCTCCAGCCGACGTTTGGCTCTGGGGGAGGCTGCGACTAAAGAAAGGATGCTGCAGAACGTGTAAGGGTTTGATGCGCAGGTCTGCATCCAGCTGCAGCATCCTCCTGACCAGATCTACTAATAGATGCTTTAGCTAAagaatgagctgaaactcattATGAATCTCTGTAGAGTCAAGGAGGGCTGCCTGTGTGGGTTAAATTTCTCTGTAGGTTCTTCACTACGAGAGACCCCTTTAACAACATCGCACCGTTTTCATGTTAGGtgatacaaaaaaaattcagtcatgCTCGCTTTGTGTTAATATTTTCACAGTAATATTCATTTTGGCACAAGTGTAACGCTGAGTTGAGTGATGGTGTGTAAACTGATTTCAGACTTTGAGGTCATGTCTCAGTCTGGCATTGTCAAAACAAGTGTGACAGGAAGcgatgtgttttttgtttgtgtgctttggGGTCTGTGGGCGACCGATTCAGTCTGCAGTACTTTTTAGTTTATGGTGCTACGGTTTAAACAGTTTTCTCACAGTTATGTCTAGTTGCCATTTGTCTTTGACGTTGTTCAAAGTTTCCAAATGCAGCTTGAGCCTTTCATATAAAGCACATGCTGTTAAATCTCTTTTCACATGGCAGCATGCAGTGtaattgtatttgtatttgccTCACTGTCACGCGGTTAACCAAGACGTTAACATTTTCCCCTGTGACAAGtcatgagaaagaaaagagaaacaccaGGAATAGGTCTTAAATTTATGTCTTAAATAGGTTTTAAAGTGAAGACAGTTATTAATGTCACAAGCAGCATAtcagaacaacaaaacatcagttgttcaaaaaaaaaaataaaaaatgttgatttagtCTTTCTTTACAAATATTTTCTCATGTGTACTTCGTTGCctattctgttttattatgaaGGGACTACAAAATTCCAAAATCGGGCCAGATAGCAAACATCTTGTGTGATTATTGgattaagtaaataaaatttgcACAGGGATAACAGCCTTTCTCTCGTTGTTTCTCCACAGCGTTTGTGATTTACAACTTCCTCAGTCTGTGCTATGAATACCTGGGAGGAGAGAGCGCCATCATGGCTGAGATCAGAGGGAAACCCATCGAGTGAGTCTCAGATTTCCACAATCCAAGGCTCTAAAAGGCCTTTAagacaatatttgtttttttagggTTTTTGTTAATTCAGTTTGCATTTATTGTACGTAAATGTCCTGCATGTTTTGTTGCTGAAACACTTAATGTTCAGTAATCAGTGTGGAATTAAGTGTAAACTGTAGTGTGTTTTGTCCTGTCAGGTCGAGCTGTATGTACGGTACCTGCTGTCTGAGGGGAAAGGCCTACTCCATCGGCTTCCTGCGCTTCTGTAAGCAGGCCACTCTGCAGTTCTGCGTGATCAAACCCCTCATGgccatcatcactgtcatcctGCAGGCATACGGCAAATACAAGGACGGAGACTTCAAGTAAGTTGTGCAAACAGGGAAGTAGCTGTAGAGATCTGTCCGCTAAGCCCGGgcagattttagttttaaaatgtcGCCTCTGATTGGTGAGAGTACAGGTGTACTAAATCAACACCTCTAACATTgttgtctctccctctgcagtGTTGCCAGCGGTTACCTCTACGTCACCATCATCTACAACATCTCAGTGAGCCTGTCTCTGTACgccctcttcctcttttactTCTCCACCAGGGAGCTGCTCAGCCCTTACAGCCCCATGCTTAAGTTCTTGATGGTCAAGTCGgtcatcttcctctccttctggcAGGGTAGGGAGACTACAGTACATGCTTTTTATTAATGTGTATACACAAAGGTTGGTTTATCTTCAGGAAGTATCATCTACTCATTTGTGATCAGGAATGTTGCTGGCCATCCTGGAGAAGTGCGGGGCCATCCCTCAGATTAAATCAGTGGAAGTGTCGGTCGGCGAGGGAACGGTCGCCGCTGGTTACCAGAACTTTATCATTTGCATCGAGATGTTTTTCGCCGCTCTGGCTCTGCGCCACGCCTTCACGTACAAAGTCTACATGGACAAGAGTCTCGATTCACaaggtgagagaggaggaaggttACGGCGAATGTTTGGTATGATGGTATGATGTCAGAGGTTACtaacatttgatgttttgcaAAAGGAAAAATCTTCTAAAGTCTCTCCACATCTGTTCTTCCCCTTTTTATACCTTCTTCTCTCTTACTTTACCTTTTTATTCTTTCGCTCTTCTGACCATcactcatgtttttgtttgggcTTGCTCCCTTCCTGTTTCTGCACATCCatctttatttgtctcttttcctctctgctgcgtCATAAAGGACCTCTTCCTACATATGGACAGTTTGGTAGGTTAAACACTGTTTACTCCATGTTCAATCCCCCCTTTTTCTTTTGGGCAGCTACCGTTTTTAGTTTAGATAGCAAGTTACATCCTTCCAGTATGcgttatgtttgttttttaatacaaGGTTTTGAATGTAATTTGGTTCTGTTTATCCTTgactcttttttgttttgctcctgTTCCTCTGCTCAAATCATTCTCGTCCTCTTTTACTGGCTTTCCTGTTTCTCATCACTCTTCATGCCTGTGAAGTGAATCCTTTTCTCCCGTTCATCCCACTCTCTAAATCACATGCACTCTTTTCTCTTTCGGTCAGTCCTTTCTTTTGTCTGGCTGTTTAACACCCTTTAAATCACACAGATTCCCCATTCTTCTCTTCTCCataatttttgtctttttgttatCCCATCCTTTTGTCCTCTGACTCTACTCTCTCGTCTTTTCTCAtccttccctcttttttcccccttttcctcctcctccttccctctccatTTGATTTGCTCCCACATTTCTGCTTAAATCACCATCAGTCCATCCTCccttaatgttttatttttccttttgcccctttccttcctctctttacCCCCCTCTCCTCTAAATCACTCTCATTCCTTTCTATacatcttttttctcctctccacacTGTCCCATTCTacccttttcctcttcctttaaACTCTGTttactgtctttctctttcacctcctctcctgACCTctaactctgtgttttcctcctcGTCCCGCAGGCCGCTGTGCCCCCATGAAGAGCATCTCCAGCAGCCTGAAGGAGACCATGAGCCCAGGAGACATGGTCCAGGACGCCATCCACAACTTCTCCCCGGCCTACCAGCAATACACTCAGCAGTCCACGCTGGAGCAGGGGGCACCGCCGCCCGTCTCGCGGACACACAGTGCTGTCAGCGGCCGCGGCGACACGGAGAAGACCCTGCTGCTCAGCTCCGATGATGAATTCTAGAGCAGGAAACATCACGTTTCCAGCTGACTCAGATTCAGACTTTTTTATTGTCCGATGGTACTTAATCCTCGCGTGCAGCCAGCCCTCGGTAATGTGTGAGTGATTAGAGAGGTGTgcgtttgtttttcctgtttttgagACTGATCGTGAATGCGAGGACCTCCCTGCAGAAACACTTGTGCGCCCACATTTCCCAGGCGTCTTATTGGGTGGAAACACTTGAAGCTGATTTGGTATAAAAGTGAGAAGagctgtgtctgtttttggAAAGTTTGTGAGTCACACTTGTACATACGCAATTTTTCCAGCTTGGATAGAagcttcatttcacatttcagctcagtcatgttttcttttctgactgGCAATGAGACCATCCTAATGGATGTTTGCTCTGGTTCTGGAttggtttgcattttgttttcctcagtcatgaaaatcttaatgtttaacttgatttttttttcatgacttgAAATTGGAAATACCCTTAAAGTTTTATAAAAGTTTTTAACTTATAATTTTGTGAACTTGAAACTAATATTTAGATATTATTTTGCAACAGTTCGACAAATTAGTTGGTCTCCGAGCTCATTCCAGTGCTTCAAACagaagctgttttcagtgtcGGTCATTGAAAAGTGGTCGGAAGTtatggaaaatgaatgtgtaGATTAAttctctgtgtgctgctgtgaccCTGGTGTTACTGTGGGGTTTTGAGGACTATCCctcactgcagtgtgtgcaaGGATTTAAAGGGAAGCAAAGTCAAAACTATGAGTGGATGCAAGCTGTATGGATCATTGTTGTTATTGATAATACTGGAACAGATGAGAGCGAGGCAGAGCAGATTATAGATTATATGGTACATCTGCTCCAGCAGTCCAGCCGGCAGCAGGAGTGAAGGGAAGCGACAGAGCTGGTCAGGATTACACTGGTTGTAATTGGGGCATTATTTGAATGGATGGGATTAAAGCTCAAGCTGGTTCACTCTGGCAGTAGACCTGCAGAACACAATGTAGGTTAACTGGATTGAGGTAAAACAGAAGAGGAATATAGGTTAAAGCTAAGTTTAGATGCTTGTTCTCAGTAGGGGAGCTCCAGTTCAGGAGTTAAACCTTTCCGCTCTTAGTTTGATTCCAAATGTTAAACCGTCAAAGTGAAACTTAAATCCTCTCactttttgtttcagtaaatataaaaaaataaacagattttttgcACATAGAAACATTTTAGCTTCAAGCTGTTGGTTGgtggatgtttttcttctgtcttttgctAAAAACATGCATAACATTGGTTGTCAGTAGCCTGAGATCAGTAGATCaaatctgacaaacaaaaaagtaaaaacacagaatatacATACATGCTGATGTCCTTGAATTTTAAATTCACATCAAACTGCGTTTTCAAAAACCCACCCATCTCATAACCTGATGTTCCTCATTGGCTCCAACTTactaaaaatgactaaaatttGTCCAAAGCAAATGAGCTTTCTGCATTTGTGCCAACTCACCCACTGTAGTGTCAGGTTTCCCTATTGTAAGTTTTATGCTTGTAAGCTTAACCACATCTAACTAACTGTATTCTGAGCTGTGGTATATTTGAAAGCTTAAAAGAAAACATAGCAAACTGATTATTAGCACAATATTATtggaaaacatattttgtacACCATATTTCCTTTTCACGCATTTATAACATGTCAGACGGTCGTTTTCTCTCAGAAATAACATGATGCATAGGCCTCACgttgtttgtttgacttggATGCTCCCCTGTTTCTTCCAGTCAGCGTTGGATTTTAGCTCCACCGCAGTCGGAGCTTGTTGTTTTGTACACATAATTGAAGTTCTTGAGTCATCCGAGTGAGTCACACCAAGTCTGCTGACACGTTTACTTTAACTACTTTCACTGCCCTGCTGTCGCTCCGTATGAACACCAGGGGGCTGCGTGTGGAGAGGACATGAGCACTTTGACACTCTTATCTACAGGCAGGCAGTTATCACACACTTCAAGCTTCatgtaacaaaaaagaaagctttGTCTGAGCACCAGTCTGTCACTTTTTTATCCTCTCATcaatctgttttttattttgtttttttgttttttttccttcttgcaTGGATAAATAGAagcgagccccaaccccagaCACTGGTCAtgggtgtttgttttatttctgcttttg
The Scatophagus argus isolate fScaArg1 chromosome 21, fScaArg1.pri, whole genome shotgun sequence genome window above contains:
- the tmem184ba gene encoding transmembrane protein 184ba; this encodes MLRLWRRDVPLSERLGEDSPMAPAPGPPPSAAPTGPNISWLPEAPLLSQDQPIFLMTPAAQAVSGFFVWTALILTCHQIYMHLRFYSSPREQRHIVRILFIVPIYAFDSWLSLLFFTNDQYYVYFDTVRDCYEAFVIYNFLSLCYEYLGGESAIMAEIRGKPIESSCMYGTCCLRGKAYSIGFLRFCKQATLQFCVIKPLMAIITVILQAYGKYKDGDFNVASGYLYVTIIYNISVSLSLYALFLFYFSTRELLSPYSPMLKFLMVKSVIFLSFWQGMLLAILEKCGAIPQIKSVEVSVGEGTVAAGYQNFIICIEMFFAALALRHAFTYKVYMDKSLDSQGRCAPMKSISSSLKETMSPGDMVQDAIHNFSPAYQQYTQQSTLEQGAPPPVSRTHSAVSGRGDTEKTLLLSSDDEF